The genome window GATCGTCCATGTTTATTTATGGCTATCGCTTGGGAATGTTGGTCGCTGGAGCGTTGGCCTTATTTCTGGCAGATCAGGAGAGCCTTCCCTGGAATGCGGTCTATTTCATCATGGGCGCCATGATGATGATCGGCATTCTCACGACATGGTTTGCCCCGGAACCCACCATTCCCGCCCCACCACCAGCATCATGGCAGGAAGCCATCACAGGTCCATTTCTGGAGTTTTTTTCCCGTCCGGGCGCGCTCATGATGCTGTTGTTCATCCTGCTGTATAAGGTCGGCGATAGTATGGCGTCAGAAATGCTCTCTCCATTTATGGTGGATCTCGGCGTCTCAAAAACCGACTATGCGATGATCGTCAAGGTTTTTGGCATGATTGCCTTGATGGCGGGAGGATTGATTGGTGGGCTGGTGGTCTACCGCCTGGGTATTGTGCCATCCCTGTTTATTCTGGGTTTCCTGCAAATGATTTCAACGGCAGGATTTGTCATTCTGGCCTATACGGGCAATCACCTCCCGACCCTGACCGCCGTCATTGCCTTTGAAACCATTTCCAGTGGTCTGGGACAAACCGCGTTCGTGGCCTTTATGGCCAGTCTCACCAACAAGCGGTTTACTGCCACACAATATGCCCTGTTGACCAGCTTCATGGGCATTCCACGGGTCTTTGCCGGCTCCACCACCGGGATTCTGGCCACCTGGTTGGGATGGGAAGGATTTTTTCTTCTGTGTACCTTCATTGCCCTGCCCGGCTTATTTCTTATTCCTTATCTCCGGCGCCTGGAAGAACGCCACTAATCCATCCCCAGCCAATAAACCTTGTTGAGCCGGCAAAGATGGAGTTGAGACAACCCAGGACGACCACATCCCCTTATTTCCAAATGAAGGTGAAACATTTCCTGATAGTTCCCATGCACCTACAGACAGTTAAAATGGCCAAAACCAGAAATGAGGGGTATCGGGTGGGGGCTGAATGACTGAATGATCAAAGGTTAAATCCGGTCGCAACGCCACATGTAAAATATAGGTGACCCCTTCACCTTTTCCTAGATTCATGG of Nitrospiraceae bacterium contains these proteins:
- a CDS encoding AmpG family muropeptide MFS transporter, which codes for MTTQTEPGHWLKNFCLLLVSPKMLVMLLTGFSSGLPLLLIGSTLKFWMREEGLDLTTIGFFGLVGLPYTLKFLWAPVMDRLVSSALGRRRGWMLGTQIALMITIASLALTQPAIHLSTLAVLCVLVAFFSASQDIVLDAYRRECLSDEELGIGSSMFIYGYRLGMLVAGALALFLADQESLPWNAVYFIMGAMMMIGILTTWFAPEPTIPAPPPASWQEAITGPFLEFFSRPGALMMLLFILLYKVGDSMASEMLSPFMVDLGVSKTDYAMIVKVFGMIALMAGGLIGGLVVYRLGIVPSLFILGFLQMISTAGFVILAYTGNHLPTLTAVIAFETISSGLGQTAFVAFMASLTNKRFTATQYALLTSFMGIPRVFAGSTTGILATWLGWEGFFLLCTFIALPGLFLIPYLRRLEERH